From Pseudomonas sp. stari2:
CTCTTGATGTTCTGCACGGTGGCCAGCAAGTCACCTTGACCCGGTTCGACCTGACCGGCTGCCCAGTCATAGAAGTCTTTGACGCTGCCGTGCGGCGTCGTTTGCAGGTAGGCGGTGGTGCGCAGTGCCAGGGTCGGGAACAACAGGTTGAAGTAGTGCACGGCGTCGAGCACTTCTTCCGAGGTGATGCCGAGCGCTTCGTCGTCCGGTCGCTGGAAGCGTGACAGGTCGGCGGGGAAGGCCGAAGCCGGCACGGTGCCGTCGACCAGCCCGAGGAACGCCACTTCATGACCCTGAGACTCCAGCGTCGCAGCCACGTCCATGGCCAGCGGGCCACCCAGCGACCAGCCCATCAGGTGATAAGGCCCCTGCGGTTGAGTGTTGACGATTTCACGGCTGTAGTCGGCGATCATCTCCGACCAGGTTTGCGCGTCGTTGTGTTGTTGCGAGAAGCCGCGATGCATCACGCCGTAAACTTTCGCCCGATTGTTCAAGCGTTTGGCCAGCGGCTGATAGCAGAATACGATGCCACCGCTGGGGTGCAGGCAGAACAGCGCCGGTGCATCGGCCGGTGCGTTGTTGAGTTCGATCACGCATTGCGCGGTTGCGAAATGCTGGCGGGCGACGAAAGCGGACAGTTCGCCGATGGTCGGGTTAGCCAGCAGCTCTTGCAAACGTACTTCGATGTCGAGCTGCGCCTTCAGTTGAGCGATCAACTGGATCGCGAGAATCGAATGGCCGCCTAACTCGAAGAAGTTGTCGGTGATCCCCACGCGTTCGATGTTCAACGACTGCTGCCAAAGACTGGCCAGCGCTTCTTCCAGCGGATTGCCCGGCGCCACGTAGCTGCGTTGCCAGAGGCTGGCGTCCGGTTCCGGCAGTGCCTTGCGGTCAAGTTTGCCGTTGGCGTTCAACGGGAAGCGCTCAAGGAACAACAGGTGCGCAGGCACCATGTAATCGGGCAATTGCGCACGCAGTGCGGTGATCAGGGTGTCGCGCAGTTCCGTCGAATCCGCAGCGATGACGTAGGCCACCAATTGCAGGCCGCTCGGACCTTCGTGGGTCAGCACCGCGCAATCCTGCACCTGCGGCTGATCGAGCAGACGCGCTTCGATCTCGCCCAGTTCGATGCGGAAACCACGGATTTTTACTTGATGGTCGATTCGCCCGACGTATTCGATGCTGCCGTCGTTGCAGTACTTCGCGAGGTCGCCGGTACGGTACAGACGCCCACCCTGAACACTGTCGAACGGGTCGGGGATGAAACGTGTGGCGGTCAGGTCGGTGCGGTTCAGGTAGCCTCGGGCGAGCCCGGCGCGACCGATGTACAGCTCGCCGGTGCAGCCTTTGGCGACCGGGTTGAGGCCTTCATCCAGCAGATACCAGGACAGGTCGGCAATCGGCACGCCGATGGGGCTGGCGGATTCGGTCTCCAGGTCAGCCAGTGACAGCGGCCGGTAGGTTACGTGAACGGTGGTTTCGGTGATGCCGTACATGTTGATCAGTTGCGGGGCCTGATCGCCGAAGCGCTCGAACCAGGGGCGCAGGCTTTTCACCTCGATCGCCTCTCCGCCGAAAATCACGTAGCGCAGTTGCTGGGTCAACGGCTGGTCAGGTTCGCAGGCTACTTTCATCAGTTGTTTGAACGCCGACGGCGTCTGGTTCAGCACGCTGACGTTCTCTTCGCAGAGCAGCGTGTAGACGTCTTGCGGAGAGCGGCTGACTGCGTGCGGCACGATGACCAGGCGACCTCCGTACAGCAGCGCACCAAAGATCTCCCAGACCGAGAAGTCGAAGGCATAAGAGTGGAACAGGCTCCAGACATCGTTCTGATTGAAGCCGAACCAACCGCTGGTGGCTTCGAACAGGCGCACCACATTGTGATGCGGCAGCAGGGCGCCCTTGGGTTTTCCGGTCGAGCCGGAGGTGTAGATCACGTACGCCAGATTGTCCGGCCCCACGGCCACTTCGGGGTTGTGCTCGGCGACGTCGGTCAGGCTCGTGGCATCGTCGAGCAGCACGCAGCGTACGTGGGCGGGCAATGGCAATTGCTCGCGCAGATGGCTCTGGGTCAGGACCCAATCGATGCGGCTGTCCTCGATCATGTAGGCCAGACGATCAGCCGGGTAGGCCGGGTCCAGTGGCACATAGGCGCCGCCGGCCTTGAGAACCGCCAGCAGGCCGATCAGCATCTGCGGCGAGCGCTCGGCGGCGATGCCCACCAGCACATCCGGGCCGACACCGTTGGCGATCAAGCGGTGGGCCAGACGGTTGGCCTGGCGGTTGAGCTCGG
This genomic window contains:
- a CDS encoding amino acid adenylation domain-containing protein — its product is MNELLDDDLLALLLADADAVEPDPVDNRRARLDRAPLSYAQQRLWLVQQQAPANAAYNLPRALRLDGDLDPQALETALNAVIDRHDILRTAFREIDGVPTQVVERQARLNLKRQDLSLLDEDTRSLHLEQRLQTQALQPFDLSRAPLIRTTLIKTAEREHVLLLNMHHIVSDAWSNAILMQDLARAYAQASAGLSPVLSQLPIQYSDYAQWQRGEYIDSVACKRADHYWRQYLGRELPALELPVDYARVEGQQHLAWRHSLSLAPTALQALNRFCQNEGLTPFVLAMGAWQLLLGRYSQQREFTVGVPNASRNRSDSQELVGFFVSSQVYKATLDGQQSVRDFLQALRAHSLATLEHADYPLELLFDQLQRGSATSLNPLFQVLFNWRTDGGEPAAVEWGGLNLQFLDAGESQAKFDLSLDVDFSPQNLQATFEYSRDLYTPATIERMARHWQQLLLQLIARPDWRLDELQLLDAEEQRQTLAEWNPQQARIAPSLCLHQLIEAQVARNGTAIALTFGEQQVSYAELNRQANRLAHRLIANGVGPDVLVGIAAERSPQMLIGLLAVLKAGGAYVPLDPAYPADRLAYMIEDSRIDWVLTQSHLREQLPLPAHVRCVLLDDATSLTDVAEHNPEVAVGPDNLAYVIYTSGSTGKPKGALLPHHNVVRLFEATSGWFGFNQNDVWSLFHSYAFDFSVWEIFGALLYGGRLVIVPHAVSRSPQDVYTLLCEENVSVLNQTPSAFKQLMKVACEPDQPLTQQLRYVIFGGEAIEVKSLRPWFERFGDQAPQLINMYGITETTVHVTYRPLSLADLETESASPIGVPIADLSWYLLDEGLNPVAKGCTGELYIGRAGLARGYLNRTDLTATRFIPDPFDSVQGGRLYRTGDLAKYCNDGSIEYVGRIDHQVKIRGFRIELGEIEARLLDQPQVQDCAVLTHEGPSGLQLVAYVIAADSTELRDTLITALRAQLPDYMVPAHLLFLERFPLNANGKLDRKALPEPDASLWQRSYVAPGNPLEEALASLWQQSLNIERVGITDNFFELGGHSILAIQLIAQLKAQLDIEVRLQELLANPTIGELSAFVARQHFATAQCVIELNNAPADAPALFCLHPSGGIVFCYQPLAKRLNNRAKVYGVMHRGFSQQHNDAQTWSEMIADYSREIVNTQPQGPYHLMGWSLGGPLAMDVAATLESQGHEVAFLGLVDGTVPASAFPADLSRFQRPDDEALGITSEEVLDAVHYFNLLFPTLALRTTAYLQTTPHGSVKDFYDWAAGQVEPGQGDLLATVQNIKSEVMNAQAFSVHERLVEAFETFTYKPLRVKPSCWWAVPEKTAEELVFSQALIQRYSQTGELNCSQLSPLEHRSMIFQDELLAPLIDTFLSNSRVR